The bacterium genome segment ATATCGGTGGTTCAAGGAGTCCCGTCAGGGACTTCTCGACAATAGGCCGGCATTTCAATGCCGGGCATGAAGATATGTATTCTCAATGCCATTTCATGAATTATTGGAGTTAATTGGTGCGTCCGGGAGGACTCGAACCCCCAATCCTCTGATCTGTAGTCACTGATGGTCTTTATCGCGCAAATGCAATAAAGCCCATTAGTTATTTATATTGTTGCCATTTGACAATGGCAAAATTTTGGTACATTTACCCCATTTTTCTTGATTTTGGAATGGTTTTTTTAGCATTTCTTCAGCCGAAGGGCATCTGAATAACGTAAAGACCGTTAACGAGCGGGATTTGGCCGAAGGCTGAGGCCGCGTGCTACTGCCTAACGCCATCGACCGAAAATATCCCAACGTCCCGAAGGAATGGCGATGGCAACGGGTCTTCCCGCAGGAGAATCGGTTGAAGAACTCGAAGACCGGCGATGAGGGGCGGCAACATGGGGATAGTCTTTAAGGAAGAAAGTGATACGTGTCATGCGGAAACCATATAATACACTTTTTAAAGCGGAATTTTTGTAATATATTGGTGATCATGTGCTTAGAATTGCATTATTTCGGTGTCGTATACCGACAGGTCGAGTCGTGTTGAGTATACCATAATAAACAGTGTTGTTCAAAGAAATCTGCAGTCATTGGAAGATAATAATGGACGAACAGTTACTATTTCATACGAGAGCTGAATTCAGGAATTGGCTGCAACGAAATTATTCCCGGGATGAAAGTGTATGGCTGATCTTCGAAAAGGGTAAGAAATCTACAACCTTAACCCCGCAGGAGGCGCTTGAAGAGGCGTTGTGTTTTGGCTGGATTGATGGACAATTCAAGAAATACAGTGAAAGTGATGGTACAAAATATATAAAATTATTTTCACCACGCAGAAAAAATAGCAATTGGTCTGAAAGAAACAGAGGATTGGCTGAGGAATTAATTCAATCAGGATTAATGACGGAACATGGCTTAACAAAGATTGAAGAGGCACAACGGGAAGGAATGTGGTCCCCCAAAAAAGTGAAGTACACCTCAGAAAATCATATTAAAATGCTGGAAGCGGCATTGGAAGAGTATCCTGAAACTTATGAAAAGTTTAAGAATTATCCGCCATCGGGCAGGAAGACATTATCCGGCTACTTTGCCGACGCTAAAAAAGAAGAGACCAGAATGAGAAGATT includes the following:
- a CDS encoding YdeI/OmpD-associated family protein — translated: MDEQLLFHTRAEFRNWLQRNYSRDESVWLIFEKGKKSTTLTPQEALEEALCFGWIDGQFKKYSESDGTKYIKLFSPRRKNSNWSERNRGLAEELIQSGLMTEHGLTKIEEAQREGMWSPKKVKYTSENHIKMLEAALEEYPETYEKFKNYPPSGRKTLSGYFADAKKEETRMRRLAQIIEAIKSNKKSVM